The following are encoded in a window of Solibacillus sp. FSL R7-0668 genomic DNA:
- a CDS encoding transcription repressor NadR: MKKLLGEDRRIELLALLKNAKQPLTGTDLAKHTNVSRQVIVNDMNLLKARNEPIVATSQGYIYMHHVHQEKITRKIVCTHKPEEAKEELFILVDCGVTVEGVIVEHPVYGEITASIMVSNRLEVEHFVKRVEETNALYLSALTDGTHLHVISATAQENLNLAEAKLRERGFLVEH; the protein is encoded by the coding sequence ATGAAAAAACTCTTAGGAGAAGATCGCAGAATCGAACTTCTTGCCTTACTAAAAAATGCCAAGCAACCATTGACAGGAACCGATTTGGCTAAGCATACAAATGTGTCACGTCAGGTCATTGTCAATGATATGAATTTATTAAAGGCGCGTAATGAGCCGATTGTCGCAACAAGTCAAGGCTATATTTATATGCATCATGTGCACCAAGAAAAAATCACTCGTAAAATTGTATGCACGCACAAGCCCGAAGAAGCAAAAGAAGAGCTCTTTATTTTAGTGGATTGTGGTGTTACGGTAGAAGGCGTTATTGTTGAACATCCTGTATATGGTGAAATTACTGCCTCAATCATGGTATCCAATCGTTTAGAAGTGGAGCATTTCGTCAAACGCGTAGAGGAAACCAATGCCCTTTATTTATCCGCTTTAACAGACGGCACCCATTTACATGTCATTAGTGCAACGGCACAAGAAAATTTAAATTTAGCTGAAGCGAAATTGCGGGAACGCGGATTTTTAGTAGAACATTAA
- a CDS encoding FtsW/RodA/SpoVE family cell cycle protein — MSSKQFLQQVTSYIRSKEARSHVEQELQQHIGHSTKAWVSKGYSREEAEQKAISEMGSASQLGKSLDKIHRPKWDFWLMGAVILLIASSFVPILTVDVNEVFGYDMTRYLVENKIIHIVLAMALIVGLMFVDYRKLQRFSFPIYGVATLLLAILPLISNTFRNGEAMFRIGPILIQAWTVLPLLLVAFAGFFTERKWKLWQLTGLFLLPLYLIMKLPNLAVAMLYIVVVAVLFSFSHFARKVKQTVFVVVGTINVALILYSIYAYHFLLEPYQTVRIAAFLNPDLFATSEGYMMLQIKTALARAGWFGAETIYYVPEAHTDYALIQLIQAYGYVAGVAAILVILGIALRILWHARTMPQSFGKLLVIAAVTLYSAQSLYSILMVFGFLPLTGVPLPFISYGMTPLLLNAILIGLVLSVYRRKSYMIAHKMAS; from the coding sequence ATGTCGAGTAAGCAGTTTTTACAGCAAGTTACAAGCTATATCCGTTCGAAAGAGGCACGTAGCCATGTCGAACAGGAGTTGCAGCAGCATATTGGGCATTCTACAAAGGCATGGGTCAGTAAGGGCTATTCTCGAGAGGAAGCCGAGCAAAAAGCGATTAGCGAAATGGGCTCTGCATCGCAATTGGGAAAATCACTAGACAAAATTCACCGACCGAAATGGGATTTTTGGTTAATGGGTGCGGTTATTTTACTGATAGCCTCAAGCTTTGTACCGATTTTAACAGTGGATGTAAATGAAGTGTTCGGATATGATATGACACGTTATTTAGTAGAAAATAAAATTATTCATATAGTGTTAGCAATGGCGTTAATTGTGGGGCTAATGTTTGTGGATTACCGTAAGTTACAACGCTTTAGTTTTCCAATTTATGGCGTGGCAACCCTGTTACTTGCTATACTGCCCTTGATTTCTAATACCTTCCGTAATGGAGAAGCGATGTTTCGAATCGGGCCAATTCTCATTCAAGCATGGACAGTGCTACCACTATTACTAGTAGCATTTGCAGGGTTTTTTACCGAACGAAAATGGAAGCTATGGCAGTTAACGGGGTTATTTTTATTGCCGCTTTATTTAATTATGAAGCTACCAAATCTTGCGGTTGCAATGCTATATATTGTCGTTGTAGCAGTATTATTTAGCTTTAGTCATTTTGCGCGTAAAGTGAAGCAAACGGTCTTTGTAGTAGTAGGAACAATAAACGTAGCGCTCATTTTGTACAGTATATATGCTTATCATTTTTTACTCGAACCGTATCAAACGGTGCGTATCGCCGCATTTTTAAATCCTGACTTATTTGCGACATCGGAAGGCTATATGATGCTCCAAATTAAAACAGCACTTGCAAGGGCGGGTTGGTTTGGAGCGGAAACGATTTACTATGTACCAGAAGCACATACCGATTATGCCTTAATCCAGCTCATTCAAGCATATGGCTATGTGGCGGGTGTCGCTGCCATACTAGTTATACTTGGGATTGCACTGCGCATTTTATGGCATGCACGCACGATGCCGCAATCATTTGGAAAATTGCTTGTCATCGCCGCGGTGACATTATACAGTGCCCAAAGTCTTTACTCGATATTAATGGTATTTGGTTTCCTACCACTGACAGGTGTGCCATTGCCATTTATCAGCTATGGGATGACACCATTATTACTCAACGCCATTTTAATTGGGCTTGTATTAAGCGTGTATCGAAGAAAATCTTATATGATAGCGCACAAGATGGCGTCATAA
- a CDS encoding helix-turn-helix transcriptional regulator produces the protein MEERLKKLKKTVDQTAFKQLEFTNEHQQNIRKQLQSASLKQQILSMLTEAKSGVELTQQLHVRAVEQIVENEGLVYSILHEAEQQGWLMASWHEGIKYYQLTKLGTKQLQQDSERIKLTLKQRILGVRMHVE, from the coding sequence GTGGAAGAGCGATTAAAAAAATTAAAAAAAACCGTCGATCAAACGGCCTTTAAACAGCTGGAATTTACAAATGAGCATCAGCAAAATATTCGAAAGCAGCTACAAAGCGCTTCATTAAAGCAGCAAATTTTATCGATGCTGACTGAAGCAAAATCAGGTGTTGAGCTGACACAGCAGCTGCATGTGCGCGCTGTTGAGCAAATTGTTGAGAATGAAGGATTGGTTTACAGCATTTTACATGAAGCAGAGCAGCAGGGCTGGCTGATGGCAAGCTGGCATGAAGGTATTAAATATTATCAATTAACAAAGCTTGGGACAAAGCAATTGCAGCAGGACAGCGAGCGCATCAAACTTACGCTAAAACAACGAATTTTGGGGGTGCGCATGCATGTCGAGTAA
- a CDS encoding sigma-70 family RNA polymerase sigma factor yields MDSYSIEQTKQLSYEVIIDELMSDYGQDILQLVMQYVHNRAIAEDLTQEIFVKCYQALPTFHFNSSLKTWLWRIAINHTKDYLKSWYARNVEAAKEDLFAQVKSADCVEQQVIQQEQDDELVRAVFALPMKYREVIYLCYYEEQTMKEMAEVLQLNESTVKTRLRKAKQLLKKRLERE; encoded by the coding sequence GTGGATAGCTATTCAATTGAACAAACGAAACAACTTTCCTATGAAGTTATCATTGATGAGCTGATGAGTGATTATGGCCAAGATATTTTACAGCTCGTCATGCAGTACGTACATAATCGAGCGATTGCAGAAGATTTAACGCAAGAAATTTTTGTGAAATGCTATCAGGCATTGCCCACATTCCATTTTAATTCCTCGCTAAAAACATGGCTGTGGCGTATTGCGATTAATCATACAAAGGATTATTTAAAAAGCTGGTATGCAAGAAATGTAGAGGCCGCAAAGGAAGACTTATTTGCACAAGTGAAGAGTGCTGATTGTGTAGAACAGCAGGTCATCCAGCAAGAGCAGGATGATGAATTAGTGCGCGCGGTATTTGCATTACCTATGAAATACCGCGAAGTCATTTATTTATGCTATTACGAGGAACAAACGATGAAGGAAATGGCAGAGGTCTTGCAGTTAAATGAAAGCACTGTAAAAACAAGGCTTCGCAAGGCAAAACAATTATTAAAGAAACGATTGGAGCGTGAATAA
- a CDS encoding HD domain-containing protein — protein MENLKNALKLIKLGEVLKKELRHSWLSDGRRESVAEHTWRVALMAMALESSLPQKVNSEKLLKMIIIHDLVEAYATDIPAFDTMNNVEAKQAKVENEIKAIEKIRDLIGGETGQLFYDYWFEFEHKATYEAKVANALDKLEAQIQHNEADLETWLPIEMDMLFMLDKHTDFDPVLTSLKNLIVEDGIIKLKSAGINVQ, from the coding sequence ATGGAAAACTTAAAAAATGCATTAAAATTAATTAAATTAGGAGAAGTGTTAAAGAAAGAATTAAGACATAGTTGGCTCTCTGATGGACGAAGGGAAAGTGTCGCTGAACACACATGGCGTGTAGCTCTCATGGCAATGGCGCTCGAATCCTCTTTACCTCAGAAAGTAAATAGTGAAAAATTGCTGAAGATGATTATTATTCATGACTTAGTAGAAGCATATGCGACAGATATTCCGGCTTTCGATACAATGAACAATGTAGAAGCAAAGCAAGCGAAAGTTGAAAATGAAATAAAAGCGATTGAAAAAATTCGAGATTTAATTGGTGGAGAAACAGGTCAATTATTTTACGATTATTGGTTCGAATTTGAACATAAGGCAACCTATGAAGCAAAGGTTGCGAACGCATTAGATAAATTAGAAGCACAAATTCAGCACAATGAAGCAGACCTTGAAACATGGTTACCAATTGAAATGGATATGCTATTCATGTTGGACAAGCATACCGATTTTGACCCAGTATTGACATCACTTAAAAATCTAATTGTCGAGGATGGTATTATTAAACTTAAATCTGCGGGCATTAATGTCCAGTAA
- a CDS encoding thiol-disulfide oxidoreductase DCC family protein — MRRIVLFDGECHFCDASVQFILARDQKATFQFAALQSEVGQALLKELSVPNDVNSLVLIEGSHYHTKSTAALKIAKQLDGLWKLLYGVMITPRPIRDTVYRYIAKNRYKWFGKKEVCQLPSVEQRERFL; from the coding sequence GTGAGACGTATTGTATTATTTGATGGGGAATGCCATTTTTGTGATGCGAGCGTGCAGTTTATCCTAGCACGGGATCAAAAAGCGACATTTCAATTTGCAGCGCTTCAAAGTGAAGTAGGGCAAGCTTTGTTAAAGGAGCTTTCGGTGCCGAATGATGTAAATAGTTTAGTACTGATTGAAGGCTCACATTATCACACGAAATCTACTGCTGCCTTAAAAATCGCCAAGCAGTTGGATGGCTTGTGGAAGTTGTTGTATGGTGTAATGATAACCCCGAGACCTATTCGTGATACGGTCTATCGTTACATCGCCAAAAATCGTTATAAATGGTTTGGAAAAAAAGAGGTATGTCAATTGCCATCAGTGGAGCAGCGTGAGCGGTTTTTATAG
- the pheA gene encoding prephenate dehydratase produces the protein MSQQQWEKRIAYLGPEASFTYLATKGLFPHDWHIPYQSIPECIEAVSEGKVELAVVPVENALEGSVPLTVDYLFHEAELFVTAEVMSKIQQHLLVNKKYADQLDEIEEIYSHPHALAQCHKFLFYNHGSVKQTPYASTAAAAKLVSQTEDRCIAAVANASAAEKYDLHIAETNIHDFHFNHTRFFVLSKQNIRHGLVPLQAQPKTTFMLTLPTDVSGALHQVLSVFAWRKINLSKIESRPLKTGLGNYFFIIDILADEDEPMMKGAVEELIALGCTVKSLGTYFTYVTPE, from the coding sequence ATGTCACAACAACAGTGGGAAAAACGTATCGCTTATTTAGGTCCAGAGGCGTCGTTTACATATTTAGCAACAAAGGGACTATTTCCGCACGATTGGCATATTCCATATCAATCAATTCCCGAATGCATTGAAGCGGTATCGGAGGGCAAGGTTGAGTTAGCCGTTGTTCCTGTAGAAAATGCGTTGGAAGGTTCGGTACCTTTAACGGTGGATTATTTATTCCATGAGGCAGAGCTGTTTGTGACAGCGGAAGTGATGTCAAAAATTCAACAGCATTTGCTAGTCAATAAAAAATATGCAGATCAACTAGATGAAATTGAAGAAATTTATTCACACCCGCACGCACTCGCACAATGCCATAAATTTTTGTTTTACAATCATGGTAGCGTAAAACAAACGCCCTATGCATCGACTGCCGCTGCGGCAAAATTGGTATCCCAAACGGAAGACCGTTGTATTGCGGCAGTGGCCAATGCTTCTGCTGCGGAAAAATACGATTTACATATTGCCGAAACGAATATTCATGATTTCCATTTTAATCATACACGTTTTTTTGTGCTATCAAAGCAAAATATTCGCCACGGTTTAGTGCCGCTACAAGCACAGCCCAAGACGACATTTATGCTAACATTACCAACAGATGTGTCAGGAGCACTACACCAAGTACTATCAGTATTTGCATGGCGCAAAATTAATTTGAGTAAAATCGAATCGCGTCCATTAAAAACAGGACTCGGGAATTATTTCTTTATTATTGATATACTAGCAGACGAGGATGAACCGATGATGAAAGGTGCCGTTGAAGAGCTTATCGCACTTGGTTGTACTGTAAAGTCACTCGGTACTTATTTTACATACGTTACACCAGAGTGA
- a CDS encoding ACT domain-containing protein yields the protein MKNVANQRYYLVREDVLTDAMQKTLEAKQLLQNGSVASIWDAVKQVDLSRSAFYKYRDAVFPFHSIVQERILTVFIQLQDRKGTLAKLLETVSDAHCNVLTIHQTIPIQGRANVTLSLDVTSMISELDELIRSLNQLNFIESAEVISSGAL from the coding sequence ATGAAAAACGTAGCGAATCAACGATATTATTTAGTGCGTGAAGACGTGTTAACGGATGCCATGCAAAAAACATTAGAGGCCAAACAGCTCTTACAAAATGGATCAGTTGCTTCAATATGGGATGCCGTAAAGCAAGTTGACTTATCGCGCAGTGCATTTTATAAATATCGCGATGCAGTTTTTCCTTTCCATTCAATCGTGCAAGAGCGTATTTTAACGGTCTTTATCCAATTGCAAGATCGTAAAGGCACACTTGCCAAATTACTTGAAACGGTATCAGATGCACACTGCAATGTGCTGACGATTCACCAAACGATCCCAATTCAGGGGCGTGCGAATGTTACATTGTCATTAGATGTAACAAGCATGATCAGTGAGCTGGATGAGCTGATTCGTAGCTTAAATCAGCTTAATTTTATTGAATCGGCTGAAGTAATTAGCTCGGGTGCACTATAA
- the obgE gene encoding GTPase ObgE — MFVDHVKIYVKGGDGGDGMVAFRREKYVPNGGPAGGDGARGGNVIFEVEEGLRTLMDFRYKRHFKAERGEHGMSKGMHGRRAEDLIVKVPPGTVVVNAETKNVIADLVEHGQQAIIAKAGRGGRGNCRFATPSNPAPELAEKGEPGQELEVILELKVLADVGLVGFPSVGKSTLLSVVSSAKPKIGAYHFTTIVPNLGMVETEDGRSFAMADLPGLIEGAHQGVGLGMQFLRHIERTRVIVHVIDMSGMEGRDPYEDYVTINNELEQYNLRLLERPQIVVANKMDMPDAEENLVEFKKKVGDDVKVFPISAVSRQGLKPLLFEVADLLEVTPEFLLHEVVDEESDAVVLYKHESKGVDFEITRDDDGSFVLSGYTIERLFKMTDFSREDGIRRFARQLRAMGVDEELRKRGAENGDTVRLMEFEFDFVD, encoded by the coding sequence ATGTTTGTCGATCACGTAAAGATTTACGTTAAAGGTGGAGACGGTGGAGACGGAATGGTCGCGTTTCGCCGTGAAAAATATGTACCAAATGGTGGTCCAGCAGGTGGCGATGGTGCCCGTGGTGGGAATGTTATTTTTGAGGTAGAAGAAGGCTTACGTACGCTAATGGATTTCCGTTACAAGCGTCACTTTAAAGCTGAGCGCGGCGAGCATGGGATGAGTAAAGGCATGCATGGACGTCGTGCAGAGGACCTAATCGTTAAAGTACCGCCTGGAACAGTTGTTGTTAATGCAGAAACTAAAAATGTAATCGCAGACTTAGTTGAGCATGGCCAGCAGGCGATTATCGCAAAAGCTGGGCGTGGTGGACGTGGTAACTGTCGTTTTGCAACACCATCAAACCCAGCACCAGAGCTAGCTGAAAAAGGTGAGCCAGGTCAAGAGTTAGAAGTTATTTTAGAACTAAAAGTATTAGCGGACGTTGGATTAGTTGGTTTCCCATCAGTCGGTAAATCAACATTATTATCGGTAGTCTCTTCAGCGAAGCCAAAAATTGGTGCCTATCACTTTACAACAATCGTGCCCAACTTAGGAATGGTTGAAACAGAGGATGGCCGTTCGTTTGCTATGGCAGACTTACCAGGACTAATCGAAGGCGCGCACCAAGGTGTTGGATTAGGGATGCAATTTTTACGCCATATCGAGCGTACACGTGTTATTGTACACGTAATTGATATGAGTGGTATGGAAGGTCGCGATCCTTACGAAGATTACGTAACGATTAATAACGAGCTTGAGCAATACAACTTACGTCTGTTAGAGCGTCCACAAATCGTGGTAGCGAATAAAATGGATATGCCAGATGCAGAGGAAAACTTAGTAGAGTTTAAAAAGAAAGTGGGCGACGATGTAAAGGTCTTCCCAATTTCAGCTGTTTCTCGTCAAGGATTAAAGCCGTTATTATTCGAAGTAGCAGACTTACTAGAAGTAACACCAGAATTCTTATTACATGAAGTAGTAGATGAAGAATCAGATGCAGTCGTACTATATAAACACGAATCTAAAGGTGTTGATTTTGAAATCACGCGTGATGATGACGGTTCATTCGTGCTTTCTGGTTACACAATCGAACGTCTATTTAAAATGACAGACTTCAGCCGTGAAGATGGTATTCGCCGATTTGCTCGTCAATTACGTGCAATGGGCGTAGACGAAGAATTACGTAAACGAGGCGCTGAAAATGGCGACACTGTTCGTTTAATGGAATTCGAATTTGACTTTGTTGACTAA
- a CDS encoding Spo0B domain-containing protein — MVVSKLTVSEALRYANHDYLNQLHLIQMNLDLGRVEDAKKVILQQSEHCKILSNINRLGLKNTVEWLQTVHWRYPALQLQLISDVQSSIKEAYDEAIVQYLEKTIIHVYDALDPYTMHQLQLNIEANDKEWSITFHLSGNWQMTPFPIEETIFEVKTYEQTDTIWKYVVRNYEE, encoded by the coding sequence ATGGTCGTTTCCAAACTAACTGTTAGTGAAGCGTTACGTTACGCTAATCACGATTATTTAAATCAGCTTCATCTAATTCAAATGAATTTAGATCTAGGAAGAGTAGAGGATGCTAAAAAAGTGATTTTACAACAATCTGAACATTGTAAAATCCTATCAAACATCAATCGCCTTGGCTTAAAGAATACAGTAGAATGGCTACAAACTGTTCATTGGCGCTACCCTGCTTTACAATTGCAACTCATAAGTGATGTACAATCTTCCATTAAGGAGGCGTACGATGAGGCAATTGTACAATACTTGGAAAAGACAATTATTCATGTTTATGATGCGCTTGACCCTTATACGATGCATCAATTACAGTTGAACATTGAAGCAAATGACAAGGAATGGTCGATAACATTCCATTTAAGCGGGAATTGGCAAATGACACCATTTCCAATAGAAGAAACAATTTTTGAAGTGAAAACATATGAGCAAACCGATACTATATGGAAGTATGTTGTTCGTAATTATGAGGAGTGA
- the rpmA gene encoding 50S ribosomal protein L27, with amino-acid sequence MLLLTLDLQFFASKKGVGSTKNGRDSESKRLGAKRADGQFVTGGSILYRQRGTKIYPGTNVGRGGDDTLFATVDGVVKFERMGRDKKKVSVYPVAQEA; translated from the coding sequence ATGTTATTATTAACTTTAGATCTTCAATTCTTCGCATCTAAAAAAGGTGTAGGTTCTACTAAAAACGGACGTGACTCTGAGTCAAAACGTTTAGGCGCTAAACGTGCTGATGGTCAATTCGTTACTGGTGGTTCAATTCTTTACCGTCAACGCGGTACAAAAATTTACCCAGGTACAAACGTAGGCCGCGGTGGAGATGATACTTTATTCGCAACAGTTGACGGCGTTGTTAAATTCGAACGCATGGGTCGCGACAAGAAAAAAGTATCAGTATACCCAGTTGCACAAGAAGCATAA
- a CDS encoding ribosomal-processing cysteine protease Prp, which translates to MITVTIYSDANRKSYGFEISGHALSDVYGRDLVCAGASAVSFGAVNAIPQLTGITPEIEQGSQGGYLKVTIPQAELTDETDAKLQVILNTMVTQFYTMTASYSEYIELKYKMI; encoded by the coding sequence ATGATTACAGTAACTATTTATAGTGACGCAAATCGCAAATCATATGGCTTTGAAATCTCAGGTCACGCATTGTCGGACGTTTATGGTCGAGATTTAGTTTGTGCAGGTGCTTCTGCTGTATCTTTTGGTGCAGTAAATGCCATTCCACAACTTACAGGGATTACTCCTGAAATCGAGCAAGGTTCACAGGGGGGTTACTTAAAGGTAACAATACCTCAAGCGGAGCTGACTGATGAAACAGACGCTAAATTACAAGTTATTCTGAACACAATGGTGACGCAGTTCTATACAATGACTGCGAGCTATTCAGAATATATCGAATTGAAATATAAAATGATCTAG
- the rplU gene encoding 50S ribosomal protein L21 — MYAIIETGGKQIKVEAGQEIYVEKLGVAADEIVTFDKVLFVGGETVKVGAPTVAGATVTAKVVKEGKQKKITVFKMKAKKNYRRKQGHRQPYTKLVVEAINA, encoded by the coding sequence ATGTACGCAATTATCGAAACTGGTGGTAAACAAATCAAAGTTGAAGCAGGTCAAGAAATCTACGTTGAAAAACTAGGTGTAGCTGCTGACGAAATCGTTACTTTTGACAAAGTTTTATTCGTAGGTGGAGAAACAGTTAAAGTTGGAGCTCCAACTGTTGCTGGCGCTACTGTAACAGCTAAAGTTGTTAAAGAAGGTAAGCAAAAGAAAATTACTGTTTTCAAAATGAAAGCGAAGAAAAACTACCGTCGTAAACAAGGTCACCGTCAACCATACACTAAATTAGTAGTTGAAGCAATCAACGCTTAA
- a CDS encoding site-2 protease family protein: protein MKYSIHPAFLLLLLLIALYGDIAMYSAVMISLVIHELGHFLAAKCVGVQVETCKIMPYGGEMTLKHEMQLSYRKLIVVAMGGPIATIIGIALSFLLPPLLKELFIEIQFFILCLNLLPIWPLDGGRILCFTLLNRYAHSKLFEYYVSNSFYLLTVTIIVLLYLLPQSLPFVVVSIFLWSKVIADWRIRKYRSAFEKHVMNRLT, encoded by the coding sequence ATGAAGTATTCCATTCATCCAGCATTTTTATTGCTTTTATTGTTGATTGCCCTTTATGGCGATATTGCCATGTACAGTGCGGTAATGATTTCGCTAGTGATCCACGAGCTTGGTCATTTTCTAGCGGCAAAATGTGTCGGCGTTCAAGTGGAGACATGCAAAATAATGCCATATGGTGGGGAAATGACTTTGAAGCACGAAATGCAATTATCTTATCGGAAATTGATTGTCGTTGCGATGGGCGGACCTATTGCAACAATAATAGGCATAGCGCTTAGTTTTTTATTGCCACCCTTATTAAAAGAGTTGTTTATCGAAATTCAGTTTTTTATTTTATGTTTGAACTTATTGCCTATTTGGCCACTTGATGGTGGCAGAATACTTTGTTTTACTTTACTAAATCGTTACGCTCATTCTAAATTATTTGAATATTATGTCTCCAACTCTTTCTATTTACTTACAGTCACAATTATCGTACTATTATATTTACTACCACAATCTCTTCCTTTCGTTGTTGTAAGTATTTTCTTATGGAGCAAAGTAATAGCAGATTGGAGAATTCGAAAATACCGTTCAGCATTTGAAAAACATGTGATGAACCGGTTGACTTAA